Proteins encoded together in one Branchiostoma lanceolatum isolate klBraLanc5 chromosome 11, klBraLanc5.hap2, whole genome shotgun sequence window:
- the LOC136445189 gene encoding receptor-type tyrosine-protein phosphatase alpha-like: MADCAEYFLVGVLFSTAVFYTGGVDVAILNQYPLIPHRPSDGETFLSCITDGTLVGSTHSDSYYFKVEHSPAGLTRFTAWRGTDISVTGKVTTTVSKSPPDDRYRTEAIGVFSCSGAEDGVTRKVSTVKILNTDCPADSTGTGCSTPCLCYHGGWCDDRGACICPPGFTGDNCELACDNPGEYGQSCQWSCNDGNPVRPCRRSLICLPDPYGCECANGYKGFDCDTACDANEYGPGCTNQCNCANGGTCDVNKGCLCTGDWRGPTCQEKKFRISVDPPSVSITAASQTIATVTCSCHPWTTYDCQAVVASVPGNEVTLASQSNWDDRQAVWTFTPPQRLGQVQLECSLTYNAMYYNYPAVIDVTGMAPSIAFNPRDVEVNVGQAVTVTCGANGDPKPNLDDFTLTKSDNTVAHPASNAFQNTTGAFSTFEFNEVSHDLDGEYTCNVRTIAGDVSSQPITIAVKVPPSPINKPTSTDVGLDYIIVNINSLPFNGDGPIEKMALRYQQLPSGQWQEVDVLPGQSQFQLSGLSQDTEYNITVMLTRPGTGGTGREGPSNTIKTAVPVDGSWSDWDDWSPCSVSCGNGTRSRTRTCDNPSPAFGGQDCDGPDRDAESCPDLQECAPAGTSMSTGVIAGAAGGAAAILLVVVAVVVVVLFLRRRQRKGQSRAASSERRLSLPPQIETSFQDVNAEDTPRSQVSQEVSVVPQVPAPVPVTYGPIRVDQLAEYVKKNRANSELGFKAEYKALRDGQLHPWDVARQVYNKKKNRYGNIVTYDHSRVMIGCDPSSDYINASYIDGYKREKMYIAAQGPNKATIADLWRMAWQEKSPCIVMVTNLMENSKVKCERYWPGNTHTQEYGDLGLTCMKEEVHTDYTIRKFHLFQAANPKIFHEIYQYQFTSWPDHGVPAYPSPLMALRNRVKEHVNPESGPIIVHCSAGVGRTGTFIMLDMMMEMVQQEEQVDVFNCVNQLREQRINMVQTADQYVFIYDALLEAIVCGDTAVTSDQFKQEFQILRKKPRGGGPSELKIQHIALRSLTPIVSPKECRDGRAVENKNKNRFSDDLPSDRARPFLMSPGDETGTNYINAAFINGYKQRDVYIATQAPLPNTILDMWRLVYDYRISSVVMLNDMDGSDPTCPRYWPDPKQSVQHGMFLVDHVDDTQDGHLITRTLKLQNTVKDTEAARTVKIFQLTGWPRDQTTPPSPCQAAMITLLSEVERWQQQTGNEPIVVHCIDGVERSGVFCALGVACERVKVEQVVDIFQAVKTVRACRPTMVNDVAAYECCHQLVIEYLKGFDTYANFA; the protein is encoded by the exons atggcggactgtGCAGAATACTTCCTTGTCGGGGTACTTTTCAGCACAGCCGTTTTCTATACAG GTGGAGTCGACGTGGCCATATTGAACCAGTACCCGCTGATTCCGCACCGGCCGTCAGACGGAGAAACTTTCCTGTCCTGTATCACAGACGGCACGTTGGTGGGAAGTACGCATTCTGATAGCTATTACTTCAAGGTGGAACATTCACCAGCAGGCTTGACACGTTTCACGGCATGGAGGGGAACCGACATCAGCGTCACAGGGAAGGTCACAACAACAGTTTCTAAGTCACCTCCTGACGACAGATACAGAACGGAAGCCATCGGGGTTTTCTCCTGCAGTGGAGCTGAAGACGGCGTCACCAGGAAGGTGTCCACTGTCAAAATTCTTAACACAG ATTGTCCCGCTGACAGTACCGGTACAGGTTGTTCCACCCCGTGCCTGTGTTACCACGGAGGCTGGTGTGACGACAGAGGGGCCTGCATCTGTCCGCCGGGGTTTACTGGGGATAACTGTGaattag CTTGTGATAATCCTGGTGAATACGGCCAGTCGTGCCAGTGGTCCTGTAATGACGGCAATCCTGTAAGGCCCTGTCGGAGGTCCCTCATCTGTCTGCCGGATCCTTACGGCTGTGAGTGTGCCAATGGGTACAAGGGGTTCGACTGTGATACAG CCTGTGATGCAAACGAATACGGCCCCGGATGTACCAACCAGTGTAACTGTGCGAACGGAGGGACTTGTGACGTCAACAAGGGGTGTCTTTGTACTGGAGACTGGAGGGGACCAACCTGTCAGGAGAAGA AATTCCGTATCTCCGTAGACCCTCCGTCGGTCTCCATTACTGCTGCATCCCAGACCATCGCTACTGTCACTTGCAGCTGTCATCCATGGACGACATACGACTGTCAGGCGGTGGTAGCGAGTGTTCCTGGGAACGAGGTGACTCTAGCATCGCAATCCAATTGGGACGATCGTCAGGCTGTGTGGACCTTTACCCCACCTCAGCGGCTAGGCCAGGTGCAGCTGGAATGCTCACTAACGTACAACGCAATGTACTACAACTATCCTGCCGTTATTGACGTCACAG GAATGGCGCCATCTATAGCATTTAATCCTCGTGATGTCGAGGTCAATGTTGGACAGGCCGTCACCGTCACTTGTGGAGCGAACGGTGATCCGAAACCAAACTTGGATGACTTCACTCTGACAAAGTCTGACAACACGGTTGCTCATCCAGCCTCAAATGCATTTCAAAATACCACCGGTGCTTTCAGCACCTTTGAGTTCAACGAGGTTTCCCATGACCTAGACGGCGAGTATACATGCAACGTAAGGACCATAGCTGGGGATGTCAGCTCTCAACCCATCACGATTGCCGTGAAAG TCCCACCTTCTCCAATTAACAAACCCACCTCAACCGACGTCGGGCTTGACTACATCATTGTCAACATCAACAGTCTACCGTTCAATGGAGATGGGCCTATTGAGAAAATGGCCTTGCGGTATCAGCAGCTACCCTCCGGACAGTGGCAGGAGGTGGACGTTCTTCCTGGACAATCACAGTTTCAATTGTCTGGTCTGTCACAAGACACAGAGTACAACATCACAGTCATGTTGACGAGACCAGGAACGGGAGGGACTGGAAGGGAAGGTCCTAGTAACACGATAAAGACAGCAGTACCAG TTGATGGCAGCTGGTCGGATTGGGATGACTGGTCTCCCTGCAGTGTGTCCTGTGGTAACGGCACCAGGTCCAGAACACGGACATGTGATAACCCCAGCCCTGCATTTGGTGGACAGGATTGTGATGGACCGGACAGAGATGCAGAATCATGTCCGGATCTACAAGAAT GTGCACCTGCCGGGACTAGTATGTCCACAGGAGTAATCGCAGGGGCGGCCGGCGGTGCAGCTGCTATTCTGCTTGTGGTGGTGGCAGTGGTCGTCGTGGTTTTGTTTTTACGAAG ACGTCAACGTAAAGGTCAGTCGCGGGCTGCGTCATCCGAACGACGACTTTCGCTCCCGCCACAAATTGAAACTTCATTTCAAG ATGTCAACGCAGAAGACACGCCCCGTAGTCAGGTATCCCAGGAAGTGTCCGTCGTCCCACAAGTGCCGGCGCCGGTGCCCGTCACGTACGGACCTATCAGGGTGGACCAACTCGCCGAGTATGTCAAGAAAAACAGAGCCAACTCTGAATTGGGTTTCAAGGCAGAGTACAAG GCTCTCCGTGACGGCCAGCTTCACCCGTGGGACGTGGCTAGACAGGTgtacaacaagaagaagaacagaTACGGAAACATCGTCACAT ACGACCACTCCCGTGTGATGATCGGATGTGACCCATCTTCAGACTATATCAATGCAAGCTACATCGAT GGATACAAAAGAGAGAAGATGTACATAGCAGCCCAAG GTCCCAACAAGGCCACCATTGCAGACCTGTGGCGAATGGCATGGCAGGAGAAGTCACCCTGTATCGTCATGGTAACCAACCTGATGGAGAACAGTAAG GTGAAATGTGAGCGCTACTGGCCCGGCAACACCCACACTCAAGAGTATGGTGATCTCGGGCTTACCTGCATGAAGGAGGAGGTGCACACGGACTACACCATCAGGAAATTCCACCTCTTCCAG GCTGCCAACCCAAAGATCTTCCACGAGATCTACCAGTACCAGTTCACGTCCTGGCCGGACCATGGAGTGCCGGCTTACCCCTCACCGCTGATGGCGCTGAGGAACAGAGTTAAGGAACATGTCAACCCTGAGTCTGGACCTATCATTGTGCACTGCAG TGCCGGAGTTGGCCGCACGGGGACGTTCATCATGCTGGACATGATGATGGAGATGGTTCAACAAGAGGAGCAAGTGGACGTCTTCAACTGTGTCAACCAACTGAGGGAACAGCGGATCAACATGGTGCAAACAGCG GACCAGTACGTCTTCATCTACGACGCCCTGCTGGAGGCCATTGTGTGCGGAGACACGGCCGTAACGTCCGATCAGTTCAAGCAGGAGTTCCAAATACTGCGAAAGAAGCCTCGTGGTGGGGGACCATCCGAGCTGAAGATACAGCACATT GCACTTCGCTCCCTCACCCCGATCGTCAGCCCTAAGGAATGCCGGGATGGCCGCGCTGTTGAGAACAAAAACAAGAATCGCTTCTCTGATGATCTCCCAT CTGACCGAGCCCGTCCTTTCCTAATGTCCCCCGGTGACGAGACCGGCACCAACTACATCAACGCCGCCTTCATCAAT GGCTACAAGCAGCGTGATGTGTACATCGCCACccaggcccccctccccaacactATTCTGGACATGTGGCGTCTGGTGTATGACTACAGGATCTCCTCTGTCGTCATGCTGAACGATATGGACGGCAGCGACCCG ACCTGTCCACGGTACTGGCCCGACCCTAAACAATCTGTGCAGCACGGCATGTTCCTCGTCGACCATGTTGATGACACTCAGGATGGTCACCTCATCACCAGGACTCTGAAGCTTCAGAACACAGTGAAG GATACTGAAGCGGCTCGCACGGTGAAGATATTCCAGCTGACGGGATGGCCACGTGACCAGACGACCCCGCCCTCCCCCTGCCAGGCCGCCATGATAACTCTGCTGAGTGAGGTGGAGAGGTGGCAGCAGCAGACTGGGAACGAGCCGATCGTCGTGCACTGCAT TGATGGCGTGGAGCGGAGCGGTGTGTTCTGTGCCCTGGGTGTAGCCTGTGAGCGGGTCAAGGTGGAACAGGTGGTGGACATATTCCAGGCGGTCAAGACTGTCCGGGCCTGCCGCCCAACCATGGTCAACGATGTG GCGGCGTACGAGTGCTGTCATCAACTGGTGATTGAGTACCTGAAGGGTTTTGACACCTACGCCAACTTTGCTTAG